CGAGGTCAGCAGATAGCTCCCGGTGATATGGAGCTTGCCAGAGTCGATGTGGCAGGACTCGATGGGTATTTCGAGGATACCGCTCCGCTCGAGGGTATGCTGACAAACCGTATCCTCCGTGCCGGATCGGTACTGACGAAACAGCAAGTCAGAGAGGTCCCCGTAATCCTCAGGGGCGACAAGGTGGTTATTAAAGCCGTTGCAGGGAATGTCATTGCGTACAGTGAAGGTGTTGCCCGTCAGGACGGCGGAATCGGTGAAAAGATCAGGGTATATCACGAAATGACCAAAGCGCAGCTCGATTGTGTCGTTTTGGACAATAAAACGGTGCAGGCCGGTAAGTAAGGAGGATATTCGTGAAAACAGGATATATATTTCGGAGTCTATGGTTCGTTTTTCTCGTTCTCTGTCCGGTTTTCTGCGGGTTTGTATCGGCTGAAGAATCTCTTTCTTCGGGATGGTCGGGTTCGCTGTACAGCGATGTCAAGGCGTACAAAGTGGGAGATGTGATTTCGGTAATAATTTCGGAATCCAATTCTGCCACAAAGAACACGAAAACAGACACCAAGAAGCAAAACAAATCGGATGCCAAAGGTGAAGCGTCTGGAGGTGCACTGCGTGGTCTTTTCCCCGGGGTGAGCGGTTCCCTGGACGTATCCAACCAGTACGGCGGTCAGGGATCGACTGTCCGGAACGGTTCGCTGTCGAGCCGGATCACCGTCAAGGTTATTGATGTTCTGCCTGACAATAATCTGGTCATAGAGGGTTCAAAAACGCTCGAACTCAACGAAGACATAGAAGTGATCAATATTTCCGGGCTCGTCCGTCCCCAGGACATAAGCTCGCAGAACACGGTTTATTCATATCAGGTTGCCAACGCGAAGATAACGTATAAAGGAAAAGGCAGCGTATCCGATGCGCAGCGCCCCGGTTTACTCATGAGAATAATCAACTGGATTCTATAACGAGGTATTCAATGAAAAGAGCGCTTGTATACTGTACAATACTCTGTGTCTGTCTGGCTCATGTTCCCTGCACGCCGGCACAGGTCAGGCTGAAAGATGTGGCGATAATCAAAGATCAGCGCGAGATTCAGCTTCTTGGTTATGGACTCGTGGTCGGGCTTGACGGGACCGGGGACGGGAAAAACACCCAGTTCACCATCAGGACAATCGGAAACATGCTGAAGCGCATGGGTATCGAAGTTTCCGCCGCCAACATCAAGGTGAAGAATGTCGCAGCGGT
The sequence above is drawn from the bacterium genome and encodes:
- a CDS encoding flagellar basal body L-ring protein FlgH; translation: MKTGYIFRSLWFVFLVLCPVFCGFVSAEESLSSGWSGSLYSDVKAYKVGDVISVIISESNSATKNTKTDTKKQNKSDAKGEASGGALRGLFPGVSGSLDVSNQYGGQGSTVRNGSLSSRITVKVIDVLPDNNLVIEGSKTLELNEDIEVINISGLVRPQDISSQNTVYSYQVANAKITYKGKGSVSDAQRPGLLMRIINWIL